The genomic interval CAACAAGCCAAACTGCCCAAATAGCCCAAAAGTCATGTATATATCAAATGCGAGCAACGCGAAGTAAAAAAAGTGtaaccagcagcaacaacaacgacgaaaaaataaaagtttttggctCGCATGTTGGCAAAACCTGCGGTCACAAAAGAgctgtaaattaaaatttactcGACATGAAATTGAAGCGCCGGCCTGCAGGGCTCCGACACTGAGCTCTGCTCTGTTCAGCTCtgttttcattcattttccTTTTTCATACTATTTtctctttacttttttttgccttttgtggTTACTTTATTGTTGCGTTTGCTTTGCCATTTCCGGTTGACACCCGGCGGGGAACAGGGGCCAGGACAAGCCGTGGCGCCAGGCGCTGCACGGAATATCGAGCTGCATCACGAATATAAATCagtttaaaaatatgcaattgcAATCTATATATTCtttcaaaatcaaacaaaaatatatatctaaataatttaaaaatatacaaaatacatatatacaaatcttCTATTCTGAAATTTGCAAAATAGAGCAACAATCGCATTGTTAAACATTACCTGAACtcgtgagaatcgcatagaaaggcgaatTTTAAGtctcagagagagagagagagataaagaaAGGTCGAGAGAGAGCGTGAAAGAAAAAGAGAggaacaatataaatatacttatgtaCAAAAACAgtcttataattattaatgaaatttatgaTAATCGCATTTAAGATTATGAATTCAAATAGTTTTCGACGTTCAGCACAACTCAAGCTTCATTTTGAAGATTTAAATTAGCATTTaggaagcagattttccaccTTTCAAATTCGAAGACTTTTCAAAACTAACTTAAGCATTCCCGCAAATTTAGCACTGTCCAAAACAAATATCTGCTAAACTCATTAAAATCTGCATTGGTTGCGGAGTGCAACCAAAATTCATTCGCATAGCTCATCTGGAATTCGTGTCAGTCTGGCAACGCTCACTGCCGGGCAATTGGATTGCAACcgtttttatatgcatttcgACTGTTCTGCGATTGCAGTTCGTTCATTTTGGGGGGTTTTCTGCGTTTCCTTTCAGTAttttttacttctttttagctttttttttagctttttggcTGGCTGCGTTGCGGCTGCCGCCCAGGGGGCTCGTATTTTACGTGGTTAAAGTTTTACGCTACgccagccagacagacagatagccagtcaggcagacagacagacagacaatcGGGCAGAAAGACAAAGCAGATTTTGCCTGGGCATGCCGCACAGATTAAGCGCCCAGAAGTATGCAGCAAAGGCTGCAGCTTGTGCGTGGCTTAGGGCGCCAcaggaaaaataaaagaaagcttaactgaaaaaaaaaaagaacaaaataagGGAAAATGGAGAAATTTGTAAACCAATGCGACTGCATTTTGTTTCAATCAATTATcgcgcttttgttgttgttgtttattttttgctgtttagCCACAAAATTGCCGTTAAATGGCAATTTCCGCAGTCATTATTTAAAGTcaaaataagaaacaaaaaaaaacaaaataaatgtaaaaaaaattttagtCCAAACGAACGCAATTAAAAGCAGCCGCTACATTTGCCAACAACTGCCACGCCTCCCGCTGCacatgttatttatttaaaagcacACACAACTCTGGCTTTTTTATAgctaatatttatgtatatcaaCTCGCGGGCTGCAGTTTATTTATCAAAGCGACGGACAGCTGTCGCTTGCCACGCCCAACTCCCCGCTCAACACGGATTAGATGGATTTATTGTGGCTCTGGCAAATAAATTGTGAAAACCTTTGTTTTAGTtatgcgttttgttttttccgtGTCTGCTAAGCcgcattgttttgtttaccatatactaaatattttgttaagctctttcaatatttgcataaaaagttatgttttgtttgcataacaaaatatttggtgTTGTCTCATAATAGGCGGAAGGCGTCAAGtggcttcattttttttaatactataCAAATGGACTAATTGAGCGCGCTTTCATTCGTTCATTTTATTAACGTTTTGGCCATTTTGCaccttttcaatatttaaatgttcaaGGAAAACGGCAATGAAACAGTGGAAATGAAACGGCAGCACATGTCAGTGCTGTGCAACTTTAAAGGTATTTAAGAGATGTGGCAACACTCAATGAAGCAAACATCTTTTCGAGCTCTACAAAATCTAGTtgatatttcattaaaataattaaaaagtgAACTCACCCACTTAAAATACTCCAAACTCGGCGTACTATCCATTTAACACAATTTTCCAATATGTTTTCAGTATATTACTCGCTTTTGAGCTTATCGGGAGTTCTGGTACACAACATTCATTATGTTAGCAGCTGCTAATTCCGGTCACATTCCACACGTTATTTGCATATAAGGGGGTTTAGTAAATGATATTTGCAGTCGGTCCAAGCTGACGGTCTGTCGACACGGATGACATGTTTCGAGTTAATTAAATCGATGTTTTGCTCTGCTTTGTTTGGATGCAACTATAACTGTGGACATGATGCGGGTTGTCGACTTATTGATTTCCCAAGGGTATCATAAAAAATTTGCCTTTGCCCGGCTCAAGttttgtatatgcaaaatcaatgAAACACGTCTTAAATGTACtgtgaaaatgagtttgcTGCCACCGAACTACAAAATAgttgtatatacataattgtGTTCCGCGCACTTTACACAGTTGAAAATGGAATTATGTGGGCTCCTTCCTTTCTTCTCCAGAGGCAGCTGTGTCCGAGAATGTCTGctttttatgtacatatgtatatagatatatactgCACAAGTTCAGAAATTATTCAGATATAAGCATTATTCATTTGGCAGCCTTAAATCTAATATGCGTATTTCAAGGAGTTTTTATGAGCTTTTAACTTTAGGTTAAAAAtaagattttatattttaagtgtTTAAAGTAGGATTTTCAGAAATGTTGCGATTATAATAATCAAACCCACCTTGGGTTCTCTGAGCAACTATTACATATCTTTACAGCTAGAGTAATTCTCTTACATTTTGTTCAAGGATCtgccatatatatgtatatggttgGCGATATAGTATTACTTTTACATAATGTGCAACAATCTTATGTTGacttttaacttaatttttaatatttcactCAAAATGCATTCgcaaaaataatgcaaaaatactagtacaaaaataattcaataaactTATAACTTTTTGGAATTATGTGATACGCCACGTTCTAGCGTGGACTTGATGCTTATTAtgtaattgtttatatatgtaggtTGACATAATCTGCAACGATCTGGCGTTGTCTTTTTTAACTCACATTGTAAAACGCATTTATTGAacaaaattttgataaatgtAAACTGTGAATTCCTCTCACGGCGCATGCAATTATACAGTATAAGGcgatacatgtatgtatatatacatatatatatatatatatatgatatatagtgCGGATATATGTACTTGATACATAAGTTGAACTCTAGTAGTGCTGCGCATTGTCCTGTATGGAGTGGCTGCAGCAGGGCTGCTCCTCTTCGTATTCGGCGTGCTGTGGCTGCTCCTCCCTGATGGCAATAGACGCCTCCAAAATATACTGTGGCTGCGGCGTTTGTCTGGGCATAAAACAATCCTGCTCCGCTTGTTCAGGCTCCTCCTCGTTGGCGGAATCTGGCGAGTAGAGTGGCGCAGCGCCCATTTCGCCGACATGGCCCACATACTCATTTTCGTCCGTGTCGCTGTCGTAGAGCTCGTCCTGCCCGCCCAGCTCGATCAGCACGCGGCGCAGATAGCGCAGCTCATCCTGTGCCCGTGATACTTTGCGCTCCAGCGCTTTCATTTCGGCCTGCGGTATGAGGGGGCAGCCGAGTGCGTGCAGAATTTCCATTAGCGGATCCGTTGGCAACGGATCTATATTCACTAATTGCTCCAGTATTTGCAGCAATCGCGGCAAAATGCCATTCtcgcttaaatattttgtatattgttcTTCTTGAGCGGCCATTACTTCAcaatttacttaaaaaaaaaatgcgtgcaaataaaattttgaaGAACTGAAGATCACGTGATAGCGAAAATAACTGTAAAAGCCTAGGTACACCGTGGCGCCACCAGCGTATATTTATGGTACTAACACAAAAGGTGGCAGCACTCGCTAGCAAAATGTTGCCAGACTGCTTTATAGTTCATTTATGTTTTGGTTcattaaaaaccttttaatTCTTGGGCGCAGCTACAATATACACGCGTTTTAGAAAATCTGGCTTTAAACTTAAATTCAGCTGTATTTGCGTAAATTATCAATAAACTAGAAACTCGTAacgaataaaaatgaataataatattctGACTCAAATGTTGTGCTGAACTAGTTGAAAATTTGAAACCAAATGTAAAaaacttatcgataaatttgtAAGTGTGCCCTTCTTGTTAATTGTGAAATTTTGTGCCGCCTTTAAGTTAACAATATAGCTCCGCATCCGTGGCAAAGAACAAATTTTCGGTTAAGAAGCAACTAAAAACGCTTTAAACGATGTCCTTTTCGTTCGGCACACCCACAACGAACACCGGCCTGGGCGCTGGTGCCACTGCTCCAGCAACAGGCGCTTTCAGTTTTGGCGCGCGTCCGGCCACAAGCGCCCCGCCGCCTGCGTTTGGAGCAGCCACGGCGACATCGAGTCTGGCCGGAGCAGCGGGTTCTGTGGTGGGCGCTGCCGCGCCGAATTTCAGTTTTGCGCCTGCAGCAGCTAGTGCCGCGCCAACGCTCAGTTTCGGGTCGCAAACTGCAGCGGCTCCAGCGGGTACGGGTCTATCGCTGCCCTCCTTTGGCAGTACCACAACTGCACCCGCCTTTGGTGCGGCTAGTGCAGCGCCAGCTTTTGGTGCAACCAACCCAGCGCCAGCTTTTGGTGCGGCCAATCCAGCGCCAGCATTTGGTGCGACCAGCGCAGCGCCCGCTTTTGGATCATTCAACACGGCGCCCGCTTTTggaacagcaactgcaacaccCACAG from Drosophila virilis strain 15010-1051.87 chromosome 2, Dvir_AGI_RSII-ME, whole genome shotgun sequence carries:
- the LOC6632996 gene encoding uncharacterized protein, with the protein product MAAQEEQYTKYLSENGILPRLLQILEQLVNIDPLPTDPLMEILHALGCPLIPQAEMKALERKVSRAQDELRYLRRVLIELGGQDELYDSDTDENEYVGHVGEMGAAPLYSPDSANEEEPEQAEQDCFMPRQTPQPQYILEASIAIREEQPQHAEYEEEQPCCSHSIQDNAQHY